The genome window GAGGAAAAAATAATATGGTTGTCATGCCGGACGCAGATCTTGAACAGGTTGCCAGTGCATTTATCGGTGCAGCATATGGAGCGGCCTCTCAACGTTGTATGGCCATTTCTACGATTATGCCTGTTGGAAAGGATACAGCAGATCGTCTTGTTGAAATCTTAAAGGAGAAAATCACTAACTTGAAGGTTGGTTCATATACAAATCCAGAGACAGACTTTGGCCCTGTCATTTCACAGCAATCGAAGGAAGCGATTATTGCTGCTATCGATCGAGGTGAATCTGAAGGTGCAACAGTTATTTGTGATGGTCGAAATCTTGATATTGTGAAAGAGTCAAAAGGATTCTTTGTAGGGCCGACATTGCTAGATAACGTAAAACCAGGCATGGAAATTTATGAACAAGAAATATTCGGTCCAGCTCGTAATGTTGTTCGTGTTGATTCATTGGATGAAGCAATCCAACTTATTAATAAGCATGAGCTTGGAAATGGTGTCACAATCTTTACGAATGATGGCCTAGCAGCACGTAAATTCACAACAGAAATAGATGTTGGCATGGTAGGTGTCAATGTGCCGATTCCAATTCCGGTTGGTTACCATAACTTTGCTGGATTTAAAGGTTCTCGATTTGGAGAAGGGCATATGTTTGGTCCAGATCAGGCACGCTTCTTCACAAAAACAAAAACAATATCAGAGCGTTGGATGACAGGTCAAGCATCGACAGCATCTACGTTTGCATTCCCAAGTAATAACGACTAATACAAATGAAGAGCTGTATTCTTTTGCAGCTCTTTTTTTCTAAAAGCATAAGAGGAGGATGGGGATGTTAGAATACATTGGGCTTTTTGGCAGTTTAGCTTTACTTGTGTATTTAACAATGAAGGGCGTAAATTTACTAATTTCAGCACCATTGACTGCATTGATAGCGGCCGTAACGAATGGTCTAGCATTTTTTCCACAAACAGCTGATGAGAATCAAGCTAACTTCTTAACAAGTTATATGGATGGGTTCACTGGATTCGTAGGTTCATGGTATTTAATGTTCATGGCAGGAGCCATTTTTGGAAAGGTAATGGAAGATACGGGAGCAGCTGATAGTGTTTCTAAATGGATTGTAGAAAAAATTGGAGTGAAATATGCAGCCTTTGCAGTAGTAGCTGCAGCAGCAGTACTAACGTATGGTGGTGTCTCAGTGTTTATCGTAGCCTTTTCTGTCTATCCAATGGCTATCAGTTTATTCAAGCAAGCTAATTTTCCTCGTCGCTTTATTCCTGCTGCACTTGGTTTAGGTTCTGTAACCTTTACGATGACCTCGGCAGGTTCACCGGAAATTCAAAACTGGATTCCTATTCCATACCTTGGTACAACGCCATATGCTGGATGGGCAGTAAGTATAATTGTTGCAATTTTTATGGCTACTGGTGGATCACTATGGCTAAATTGGATGATCAAACGTGCAGTAAAAAATGGAGAGATATTTATAGAACGATCTACTGATCCAGTTGTTGATGAATCTCGTAAGCTTCCAAGTCCAATTTTAAGTATTGTACCACTAGTAGTAGTTTTAGGCATTTCCTTTGTGTTTCACGAATCACTAGGAACTTCAGCCTTAATTGTAGCATTAACGAGCGGATGTATTATGGCTTATCTAGTGAGCTATAAATATTCAAAGTCTGTCGGTGCGACACTAGCAGCTGGTGCTATGGGGGCCGTTGTAGCAATCGCTAATACGGCAGCTGTAGTTGGTTTCGGAGGTGTGGTGAAAGCTACACCATCATTTTTGGCAACTGTTGACGTCATGACTAATATTCCTGGAAGTCCATTAATTGGCGGTGCGTTAGCCATCGCTGTAATAGCAGGTTTAACAGGCTCGGCTTCGGGTGGTCAAACAATTGCATTGCCTTTACTTGCTCCACACTATATTGACATGGGAGTTGATACGGAGGCATTGCACCGTACAATTGCTATTGCATCAGGTTCTCTCGATTCATTGCCACATGGTGGTTATGTAGTAACAACTATCAATTCGGTATGCAATGAAAAGCATAAAGATGCTTATATGCCATTTGGTGCTTTAACTGTCATTATACCTATCATAGGTACGTTAATCGCTATCATATTATTCTCACTAGGAATGTAGGAGGGTATTGCGTGAAAGGAAAAATAGTTTTTATTACTGGAGCAGCCCGTGGTATCGGGTTATCCATGGCACTAGCGTTTGCTGAGCAGGGAGCGAATGTCGTGATAACAGATATTAATGAACAGCTTTTGGCGGAGGCAATTCAACACAATCCGCAATTAACTGCATACACCTGTGATGTTACGAATGAACAGGCAATATGTGATGCGATTGACTTTACAGTTAAAAAGTATAAGACAATAGATATTTTAATTAACAACGCAGGATTTCAGCATGTCTCTCTTATCGAGGATTTCGCGACAGAAATCTTTGAATCCATGCAAAAAGTGATGCTTGTTGCACCTTTTATAGCAATGAAATACGCGTTACCTCATATGAAGAAAAATAAATTTGGACGCATTATTAATATGGCATCTATTAATGGCGTTATTGGGTTTGCAGGTAAAGCTGGATACAATGCAGCCAAACATGGACTTGTCGGTTTAACGAAAGTGGCGGCACTGGAGGTTGCAACTGAAGGGATAACCGTGAATGCCATTTGTCCAGGGTATGTCGATACAGAATTAGTACGTAATCAGTTTACGGATTTGGCAAAGACAAGGGGCATTCAAGTAGAGGAAGTGCTTGAGCAGGTGCTATATCCACTCGTTCCTCAAAAACGCTTACTAGATGTATCGGAAGTTACAGGACTTGCGCTTTATTTAGCTAGTGATATGGCAAAGGGTATAACAGGTCAAGCAATACTTTTGGATGGCGGTTATACAGCACAATAGCTTAGGAGGATTAGATATGATTCAAACAAAAACAATCTATACGGTTCATTCGCCAGGAACGATCGTTTATGGACGAGATTCTTTTGAAGAAGTAGGTGTCCATGCAAAAAAATTGGGGACTAAGGCTCTTATCATTAGTGATCCGATCATGGATAGTTTAGGCTTTGTTAATCAATGTAGCACTTTATTAAGAGCTAGTGGTTTGGAAGCGGTTTCATATTTAGGCGTAACAACGGAACCCGTGGATACTTATGTAGCAGAGGGACTTCATATTTTACAATCTGAGGGTTGCGATATTATTATTTCTGTCGGTGGCGGGAGCTGTATCGATACAGGAAAAGCAATTGCAGTAGTTGCAACGAATGGTGGCTATATTGGCGATTATATGAAAATGGCAAAAATAGCTGAGCAAGTACCGATCCCACATATTGCAATACCGACAACAGCAGGAACTGGCTCAGAAGCAACGGATGCAACCGTCATTACTAACACGAAGAATGAAGTGAAAATGATGATTAAGCAGCCTGCATTTATGCCAAACATAGCAATCATTGATCCAATTTTAACGGTTACATCTCCACCCGCCATTACTGCGGCAACCGGTATTGACGCATTAAGTCACGCTATTGAGAGCTATTTATCACGTTTGGCACATCCTTATTCGAATGTACTTGCATTATCAGCAATGGAGTTAATCGTCAATAATATTTTAAAAGTTTATGAACAAGGTAATGATATTGACGCTCGTGAGGCCATGTCAATAGGCTCAATGCAAGCAGGTCTTTCATTTTCCAATGCTTCTGTTGCTTTAGTACATGGTATGTCTCGTCCAATAGGAGCGCTCTTCCATGTACCACATGGTATTTCAAATGCCATGCTCTTGCCAGCAGTATTAGAATTTTCAAAGGATGCTTGTGTCGATCGACTGGCGGATTTAGGTAAATTTTTCAATAAAGATAATGAGCTGCTATCTCAAGAAGAGCTTGCCGATTTAGCTATTGTTTCAATTAAGAAAATGTGCAAGAAGATGGATATAGGGAATTTGAAACAATTGGGAATTGATGAACAAGCCTTTTACGCAGCTATTCCAAAAATGGCAGCTGATGCAATTGCCAGCGGTAGCCCTGGAAATAATCCTAAGGTACCAACACAGGAAGAGTTAATGGAACTTTATAAAATTGCTTATCATTATGAGTTTTAGGAATTCGAGAAGAAACTGTCTAAAATAGAGTTACCAACCATATGTAATTTGTAAACTATTTTTATTGATTAAATCAATTTATTTGGTTCATCACCAAAAGTTGTGGATGGCGCAAAAGTAGAATACCCGCGGAAGAGAAGCGAATACCCGCGGAAGAGAAGCAAATACCCGCGGAAGAGAAGCGAATACCCGCGGAAGGGAAGCGAATACCCGCGGAAGGGAAGCGAATACCCGCGGAAGAAGAGCAAATACCCGCGGAAGGGAAGCGAATACCCGCGGAAGAGAAGCGAATACCCGCGGAAGAGAAGCAAATACCCGCGGAAGAGAAGCGAATACCCGCGGAAGAAGAGCAAATACCCGCGAAAGAGGAGTGAATACCCGCGAAAGAGAAGCAAATACCCGCGAAAGGGAAGTGAATACCTGCGGGCAAAGGAAGAATACCCGCGGAAGAGAAGCGAATACCTGCGCGAAGGAGGATTCCCGCGGAAGAGAAGCAAATACCCGCGGAAGAAGAGCAAATACCCGCGCAACAAAAAAATCCCCTGAATACATAAATAGTTGTCACCTTTCATCCTTTCGCTACTATACATCGTTTTGCAGAATTAATATGACATATACGAGAAAATATAGTAAAATTTTAAGTGAATCATCATTCATTTTGTGAAGGGGGAAATCTTAAATGTTGCAGGGGAAAACAATTATTATTACGGGTGGATCAAGTGGTATGGGGCTTTATATGGCGAAGCAATTCGTTGCTGAAGGGGCAAATGTTGTCATTACAGGTCGTAACGAGGAGCGATTAGCAGAGGCGAAAGCCTTTATTTTAGAGGCTGGAAAAACGATTGAAACATTTCAAATGGATGTTCGGGTGCCTGAGCATGCAGAGGCAATGCTAGCATTTACTGTTGAAAAGTTTGGACAGGTTGATGGGCTTGTAAATAATGCGGCTGGCAATTTTATAGTGCGTGCAGAGGATTTATCACCAAATGGCTGGAAGGCTGTTGTTGATATTGTGTTAAATGGGACATTCTTCTGTTCTTCAACAGTTGGTAAGTATTGGATTCAAAATAATATTAAAGGATCTATTCTTAATATGGTCGCGACTTACGCTTGGAATGCCGGGGCTGGTGTTATTCATTCAGCAGCAGCTAAAGCAGGCGTATTATCATTAACTAGAACGTTAGCTGTTGAATGGGGAAAACAATATGGGATTCGAGTAAATGCAATTGCACCTGGTCCAATTGAGCGCACTGGTGGTGCAGATAAGCTCTGGGAGTCAGAAGCTGCTGCAGCTCGTACGCTAGACTCTGTCCCGTTAGGTCGAACAGGTACTCCTGAAGAAATAGCTGATTTAGCAACATTTATGATGTCTAATAAGGCAAGCTATATGAACGGTGAATGTGTGACACTTGATGGCGGGCAATGGCTCAATCAATATCCATTCTAAATAAAAAAATTGCATAATGTGGAGCTGGGTTGACGCATACTAAGGCTAAAGAAAGGAGTTTTGCCTATGGGTATGTGGTTAATACCGGCTCTTATTGCCATTAC of Lysinibacillus agricola contains these proteins:
- a CDS encoding 3-hydroxybutyrate dehydrogenase produces the protein MKGKIVFITGAARGIGLSMALAFAEQGANVVITDINEQLLAEAIQHNPQLTAYTCDVTNEQAICDAIDFTVKKYKTIDILINNAGFQHVSLIEDFATEIFESMQKVMLVAPFIAMKYALPHMKKNKFGRIINMASINGVIGFAGKAGYNAAKHGLVGLTKVAALEVATEGITVNAICPGYVDTELVRNQFTDLAKTRGIQVEEVLEQVLYPLVPQKRLLDVSEVTGLALYLASDMAKGITGQAILLDGGYTAQ
- the fadH gene encoding 2,4-dienoyl-CoA reductase; this encodes MLQGKTIIITGGSSGMGLYMAKQFVAEGANVVITGRNEERLAEAKAFILEAGKTIETFQMDVRVPEHAEAMLAFTVEKFGQVDGLVNNAAGNFIVRAEDLSPNGWKAVVDIVLNGTFFCSSTVGKYWIQNNIKGSILNMVATYAWNAGAGVIHSAAAKAGVLSLTRTLAVEWGKQYGIRVNAIAPGPIERTGGADKLWESEAAAARTLDSVPLGRTGTPEEIADLATFMMSNKASYMNGECVTLDGGQWLNQYPF
- a CDS encoding GntP family permease, with product MLEYIGLFGSLALLVYLTMKGVNLLISAPLTALIAAVTNGLAFFPQTADENQANFLTSYMDGFTGFVGSWYLMFMAGAIFGKVMEDTGAADSVSKWIVEKIGVKYAAFAVVAAAAVLTYGGVSVFIVAFSVYPMAISLFKQANFPRRFIPAALGLGSVTFTMTSAGSPEIQNWIPIPYLGTTPYAGWAVSIIVAIFMATGGSLWLNWMIKRAVKNGEIFIERSTDPVVDESRKLPSPILSIVPLVVVLGISFVFHESLGTSALIVALTSGCIMAYLVSYKYSKSVGATLAAGAMGAVVAIANTAAVVGFGGVVKATPSFLATVDVMTNIPGSPLIGGALAIAVIAGLTGSASGGQTIALPLLAPHYIDMGVDTEALHRTIAIASGSLDSLPHGGYVVTTINSVCNEKHKDAYMPFGALTVIIPIIGTLIAIILFSLGM
- a CDS encoding iron-containing alcohol dehydrogenase, whose amino-acid sequence is MIQTKTIYTVHSPGTIVYGRDSFEEVGVHAKKLGTKALIISDPIMDSLGFVNQCSTLLRASGLEAVSYLGVTTEPVDTYVAEGLHILQSEGCDIIISVGGGSCIDTGKAIAVVATNGGYIGDYMKMAKIAEQVPIPHIAIPTTAGTGSEATDATVITNTKNEVKMMIKQPAFMPNIAIIDPILTVTSPPAITAATGIDALSHAIESYLSRLAHPYSNVLALSAMELIVNNILKVYEQGNDIDAREAMSIGSMQAGLSFSNASVALVHGMSRPIGALFHVPHGISNAMLLPAVLEFSKDACVDRLADLGKFFNKDNELLSQEELADLAIVSIKKMCKKMDIGNLKQLGIDEQAFYAAIPKMAADAIASGSPGNNPKVPTQEELMELYKIAYHYEF